GTGCTCCGTCGCCGGCTCTCGCGACTCCCGTGGCTCTATCGCGCACTCCTCGTCGGAGGCGTCGTCGGTGCCGCGTGGAGTCTCTGGTCTCTTCCCGCCGGCGACCTCACCTACCGCGCGGTCCACGACGCCCTCTTGTTTATCCTCATCCCGGGAGCGCTCGCGGTCTCACACGGGCGTAACCTCGGGTGGAGGGTTGACCGACGAGCGCTCAGGAACACCGTCCTCCTCGCGTTGTTCGTCCTTCCGTTCTACCTCGTTGGGTCGTCGCTCCCGACGATTCGGACGTACTATCCGATGTGGCACACGTCGACGGCGCTCGCCGACTTCGTCCCACACGCAGCACAACAACTGCTGGTCGTCATCGCCGCCGAGACGTACTATCGCGGCTTGCTCTGCGTCGGTGTCCGCGAAATCGGGCGTAAGAGTGCGCTCATCAGTCCGATTCTCTACGCGTTCCACCACGTCGGCAAACCACCGATAGAGCTCCTGTTGTCGGCACCGACCGATATCCTGTTCGGCCTCGTCGATTACGAGAGCGACTCGATCCTCCCGTCGATCGTCGCCCACGGGTTCGGTCTCATCCTCCTTGACTGGTTGGTGCTCCATCCGCCGCTGTTCCCACCGGAAGACGTCGCTGCAGCGCTCCAGTGGCTTCCGATTCCGCTATGACTCACTCCGGCGACGACGACGAGTGCGCGGCCTACACAGACGCAAAGTCGTCGTTCGTTCAGACGGTACTCGAAGAACGTCGGGACACGGCGTATCCCCGTCACAACTCGCTGACGGCGCGGTAGAATCCCTCGGGCCACCGTTCTGGGTCGATTCCATACTCGCCCCCGTTTCGAACGATGATGAGCCGATTGGCTGGCGACACGTAGACGAACTGTCCGCGGTCACCCCACGCCGCGAAGTCCGGCGGTTCGTTCTCACGCGGAAAACCCCACCACATGAACGCGTAGTACTCGTCGTCCGAGAACGCGGGTGCTCGTCCGGCCGGGTTGCGACCCGTTGCGAGGGCAACCCAGTCGGGGTGGACAATCGACGCGCCGTTCCAGTCTCCATCGTGTAAAAAGAGCCGCCCGAACTTTGCGAAGTCGATGGCGCGTGCATTGAGGCCGGCTTCCATCTTCTCGAACCCGCTGGTGGTCGAGTCGAGACACCACGCTCCGTCGAACTCCATCCCGAGGGGGTCCCACACCCGTGTCTGTGTCCACTCGGTGACCGACATCCCCGTCGTCCGTTCGAGAATCAACCCAAGCAACTGCGGGTGGTACTTGTTGTACAGGAAGTACTCACCGGGCGGGTCGACGATGTGCGTGTTGTAGAGACTGATGTGTCGCTGGTCGGGGTAGTACGACGTGAGCGCGTCGTCGCTGTTGTACAGACCCCAGCGAATCTCCTGATAGTCGAGTCCTGAGGACATCGTGAGGAGATGCCGAATCGTGATGTTCGCGAACGCCGGGTCGCGGTCGAGTAACTCGGGGAGATACTGGGTAATCGGGTCGTCGATGCCACCGATGAATCCCTCTTGGATGGCGATTCCCACGAGCGTCGAGGCGAACGACTTTGCGACGGAGTACGACGTGAGCATCGAGTCGCGTCGCCATCCGTTGAAGTACGATTCGTAGACGATACGGTCGTCCTGAACGACGACGAACGCTTGTGTGGCAGTCCCGGCGAGGAAGGCCTCGAAATCGTCGACGGAGAAGGCAGTCTCGAACGCTGCTGCGACCCGGCGTTCGTCGAGTGCGACATCGAACTGATACGGCGACGGAGAGGCCGAGAGGACTCGTTGCGGGAAGTGAGTGAGGAAGTCGCCAACGTCGGAGTCCCTCCACGCGAGGATACGCCAAACGTACTCTCTGGGATACCGTATCGCGGCAATAGCGGTCAAAGCCGCGAAGGACGACAACAGGACGACGGGTATCGCGACGAGGGTTCCAAGGAGACGGCGTCGAGAGAGCGGTCTTCCCAAGAACGAAAGGTGCAGTGCACCCCGACTCGTAGAACCGTCTGCAGACCATGTACCCTTGTTTGACCACACTCTGTCGTCACGATGCGACCGACCGCCTTTTGTAGGTGGCTTGGGGGCTGGGTCAGCACGTATTGACGCCCAGAGCACCACGATGCCAAGCGTCCCAATGAGTGCAACAAAGACGAACCGTGCAGGGGTCGCAGCGAGGACACTCCACGTCCAGACTGCGAGCACAATCAGCACTCCACCAATGGCCAGTTTTCCGAGGCCCCTCGCATCGCCAAGTGTCGTCATTTTCTCTCGCCCTCTCAACTGTACAGATACGCTCGGCACGCATCTAAATCGGATGTACAGATAGCTCATGTGCAAATTGGATACAATACCGTAGCTTTTCCACGGTGGAGGCCGAGAGTCATCTTATGGCACTCCCAATCGACCCGACCGCCATCAAACCGGAAGACATCGGTGAGGAACGTGTGGTCCTCGACATGGAACACGAGGAGGCAATCGAACACGTCCGCGAGGCGTTCACGGATGCAGGGTTCGGTGTCGCAACCGAATTTTCGCCGTCGGAGATGCTCAACGAGAAAGTCGACGCCGGCCGTGACCCGTACTACGTCCTCGGTGCCTGCAACCCCGCGATGGCCGACCGCGCACTCACCGCCTCCGACAACCAGATTGGCGGCCTCTTCCCGTGTAACGTCGTCATCTGGGAGGAAGAACCTGGGAAACAGGTCGTCTACCACCTGAGCATCATGCGCGTCGCCCGCCTCATTGGTATCGCCCCCGACAACGACGAGATGGCAGACATCATCGCCGACACGGGCGAACTCGTCGAGAAAGCGCTCGCCAACCTCGACGCTGTCGACGCCTAAGCAGTCTCGCTATCGGTCGGCCTCTCGTTTCGGCTCAGCCGACCCATCCTCTTCTCACGCGTCGGAGTGACTGCCGTCGTCCTCACTCTCGTCCTTCTGGCGAACGAAGAACACGTACCCGACCCCCGCGAGCGCGACGACTGGGAGTAAGAGGAGTAGCAAGATGAGGGCGATGATGAGCAGTTCTGGACCTCCGGGTATCTGGAGTGGGACCATACGAAAACATGTCTTTCAGTTGCCAAAATAGTTGGCTCAAGAGAAGTCGAAGATGTTCGTCTGCAGTCCGGCGGCCATCGTCGACTTCCGGCGGAGGTCACCCAGCGAGACGGGGAGATAGTTGGTCACGTCGCGGACGGCGCCACCGAACGTCTCTGCCCCCGCTTTCTCTCCTTCGAAAGCGTGTCGAATCGACTCGCGAATCTGCCAGACGCCGACGGGACCCCAGTAGTCGTCGGAGACGTGTCTGAGGACGAGCGCCTTCGCCTGCCGCCCTCGGTCGTGGAGGTGTTCGAGGACACCCAATCGGGAGGCGTGGTACGCTCCTGCCGTCTCGTTCACGTACGACGTCCGACCTTCGTAGCCCTCGCTGTCTGCAGCGAGGTACATCCCTGCCTCTGGGTCTGGGTTCCAGACACTCCCGGGAGCCTTCATCTCGACCAACTCGAACTCCCAGCGACCCGGCGCGAGGATGACCCAGAACGCGTTGCCGAGGAACTCGTTTCGGTAGATTTCGACGTTGTCGATGGAAGGTGCGTGTTTCACCGTTCCCCGGAGGTACTGGCCGAGTGTGTCGTCGACAGCGGTAATCGACCACCGCGTGGGCACGAGGCGTCGCTGTTCTGTCTGACCAAGTGCGCCCGCCGACAGAATGGTGTTGATGTCGTACACGTCGAACCCGCGTCGGTAGAGGTACGTCATCGCTCCCTGTGCGTTCCAGTCGTCGTCTTCGAGCGTCTTTTTCACCGCTTTCGGGACGTGCGGGTTCTCCGCGAGGTCAGCAGACCGAGCGCGGGCGCGGGGGCCGACAGGTGTCGCAACGTCGTCCGAGTGGGCGTCGAGGTCTAACTCGGGTTTCCCGTCGAGACCGATTTCGACGGTCACGGGACGGTCGGCGATTGCGACTTCTCGTTGCGTCCCCAGAAACCCGTCCCACGAGTCGGCGACGTTCGTCACCTTCGTGCCGCGATTCGAATTGAGAAGCGAGGTTCGACGCTGGAACACGTCCGAGATACTCACGCCCTCGTCGTACCACGCGGCGCTCGTCTCGAAGGTGTCGGCATCTTCGTCGTGGCCGACTGGCGAGAGAATGCCAGTCGAGACGCGCGGGTAGTTCGAACGCCCGACGAAGATGGACGGCGAGACGCCGCCGTAGAGTGAGTCACCTTGGACCGTCTCCTCGAATCGGTCTTGGAACGTCTCGAGGTGGTCGAGAATGCCGTAGGACTTCTCTTCGGCGAGACGCCGGCGCTCGGCACGTTCGTCTCGCTCGATGTCCATGAACTCGTCGAGCCGCATCATCGGATGTGGGTCGCCCGACGGTATGAACCTTCGGCGACGGAGTCGACGTGACGGACGTGAAAATGAACTCGCAGAGGTACCCGAGACGGGCACCGACACTGCTCAGGCGTGGATGCCCATCGCTTCGATCTGTTCTTGGTAGCGGTTCCGGATGGTGACTTCGGTCACCTGCGCGACGTCGGCGACTTCACGCTGGGTCTTCTTCTCGTTACAGAGCAACGAAGCCGCGTAAATCGCCGCGGCAGCGAATCCCGTCGGCGACTTCCCGGAGAGCAAGCCCTGTTCGGCCGTCGTCTCGATAATCTCGTTCGCCTTCGACTGCACTTCCTTCGAGAGGTCGAGTTCAGACGAGAAACGAGGGACGTACTTCTTCGGGTCGACTGGGCGCATCTCGAGTCCGAGTTCCTGTGAGATGTACCGGTACGTGCGACCGATCTCTTTCCGCTCGACGCGGGAGACTTCGGCAATCTCTTCGAGCGAGCGCGGAATCCCCTCTTTCCGACAGGCAGCGTAGAGCGTCGCGGTTGCGACGCCCTCGATGGAGCGTCCGCGAATCAGGTCTTCGTTGAGCGCGCGGCGGTAGATGACGGACGCGACTTCGCGGACAGCACGCGGGACACCGAGTGCGGACGCCATGCGGTCGATTTCGCTGAGTGCGAACTGCAAGTTCCGTTCGCCGGCGTCTTTGGTCCGAATTCGCTCTTGCCACTTCCGAAGACGGTGCATCTGTGACCGTTTTTCGGACGAGAGCGACCGGCCATAGGCGTCTTTGTCCTTCCAGTCGATGGTCGTCGTCAGTCCCTTGTCGTGCATCGTCTGGGTGGTCGGTGCACCGACGCGTGACTTCGACTGTCGTTCCGAGTGGTTGAACGCACGCCACTCCGGTCCGGGGTCGATACGCTCTTCTTCGATGATGATTCCAGTCTCTTCGTGAATTAGCTCACCATCCCCAGTTCGAATCACTTCGTCGGGGTCGAGATTGTCGAGGTCTATCTCGTCTTCCGCTGTCGGTTCGTCGTCCTCCGACTCCGACTCCGCTCCCCATCGAGGTCGGTCGTGCTCACGTTCCCGCTGGCGGGTAGGCCGTTTCATCGCATTTTTATATTGTCTATGTGTTGATACTTGAAACTTTCCCCCGATTTGTACACCAGGACCGCGTGCCACGGCGACGGCGAACGGAGCGCCTATACCGAGGCCCCAGCGAGGTGGAGGTATGCCGACGGTCGAGTGTGACCCCGACGATGCCCGACGACGACTCGAAGAGGCGGGTGTTGCCGTCCAATCCGGCAACACAGAGTACGAACACTGGCGCGCCGAGCGTGGCGACGCCAGCGCCGTCGCCTACGACGACAAAGTCGTCGTGCAAGGGGCCAATCCCGCGGATTTGCTGGCTATCTTGCAATCGAAGGGTGGCCGGGCACACGTCTACTTCGACGGTGCGAGTCGCGGGAATCCCGGTCCGGCTGCAATTGGGTGGGCTATCGTCACGAGCAACGGCATCGTCGCCGAAGGGTCGAAGCGCATCGGAAAGACGACCAACAACCGTGCCGAGTACGAAGCGCTCATCCAGGCGCTGACGGTCGCCAAAGAGTACGGATACGACGAAGTCGACGTCCGCGGAGACTCCCAACTCATCGTCAAGCAGGTTCGTGGCGAGTGGAAGACCAACGACCCTGGACTCCGTGAGCGCCGCGTGAAGGCGAACGAACTCCTCACGGCGTTCGACCGCTGGACCCTCGAACACGTACCGCGAGAGATAAACGACCGCGCAGACTCCCTAGCCAACGAGGCCCTCGACAATGCCTGAGTCAGAACTCCCCGACGAGGTACAGGAAGAAGCAGAGCGGTTGACTCGCCTGGCCCGCGACGCGGTCGACCCCGACGAGCGCGCCGCGTACCTCTCGGCGCGCGACGACCTCGTCGAGCAGTACGACTTCGTCGCTCGCCACCGCGAAGAAGACGACGTGCTCGTCCTCCACCCCGCCGAGTGGGTCGACGACGGAGGAACCGTCCGTCCCGCGCAAATCGACGACATCGACCGCGGGATAGAACGACCGCTGTCTGGAACTGGCGAAGACCACGAGTGGAGCGCAGTCGAAGAACACAACGCCACTGTCGTCGAGACCATCGCTGACGAACACGGAGACGTCCACGCCGCGAACGCACGCGCGTTCGCAGACTTCCTCGGAAACCACTACGTCCGCAGAATCGAGACAGCGGGCACTCCCGAGGTGCGTGAGTTCGTCAAAGAATATTATCCACGCAATGCGTGGCCGACCGCGGAACAGCGGTCAGTTCTTTCGGAGTCGCTCGAACTGATTTTCGACGCCGCAGGCGCCGAATTGCCCGAGTTCAAGTGAGCGATACCGGGGTTTTCGTCTACTTACAGCTTGGCTTCGATGAGCTCGGAGACCATCTCGGCGCGCTCGTCGTCCGTAACGAACTTCGAGAGCATCCAGTCGAAGCGGTCGAGGACGGCTTTGAGACCGTCGTCGGTCAGTTCGTACTGGTTGGTACGCTTGTCGAGTTCGCTCTTCTCGACGAGGCCCATCTCGACGAGGTCGTCGAGGTTGGGGTACAGACGCCCGTGGTTGACTTCGGTGTCGTAGTACTCTTCGAGGTGGCGCTTGATTGCAAGACCGTACATCGGTTCCTCGGCAAGGATGACGAGGATGTTCTGTTGGAACGCGGTGAGGTCCCGAGCCGCACCGGATTTGTTGCCAATAGTTTGTGCCTCTGACATGGATATGGAAATGTCATCTACCTATTTAAACTTTGTCAACGCGCAGTCGGTTTGGGTCTTTTATATAGCCTTTCCAACAGTAGAAATTGGGGAGTGAGGCACGCGTACATCGGTTTTAGAATAAGTTAACGCGAAACTGAGTATCTCCAATATTGACGGGACCAACAGCGGAGGCATATCCAGAGAATACTACAAACTCAATCTAAGGCACCTCCAGAGAATCTCCAGAGAATATCTCAGAGATTTGGTGCATCATCGTACTGCATCGGCACGGATCGAGAGAAACAGTTCGAGAGCATCCCGAAAGGACTTTTGCTCGTTTCGAGGATGGGTTCAATATGGCGAATCTCTGGGAAGACATGGAAACCGGCCCCGACGCGCCGGACGTCATCTACGCAGTTGTCGAGTGCCTCAAAGGCGAGCGCAACAAGTACGAGTACGACAAGGACATCCCCGGCGTCGTCCTCGACCGCGTGCTCCACTCCAACGTCCACTACCCCTCGGACTACGGGTTCATGCCGCAGACGTACTACGACGACGAAGACCCCTTCGACGTGCTCGTCCTCGTCGAAGACCAGACGTTCCCTGGCTGCGTCATCGAAGCGCGCCCCGTCGCTCTCATGAAGATGGACGACGACGGCGAGCAGGACGACAAGGTCATCGCCGTCCCCACCGAGGACCCCCGGTACGACCACATCGAAGACCTCGAAGACATCCCGCAGCAACTCCGTGCCGAGATTGACGAGTTCTTCGCGACGTACAAGAACCTCGAAGCGGGCAAGGAAGTCGAGACCCTCGGCTGGGAAGACAAGCAGGCCGCGAAGGACGCCATCGAACACGCGATGGACCTCTACGAAGAGAACTTCGCGTAAGCGACGACACCACCTCGTTTTTTGTGACGCTGCCACCCGTAGTGGCCTCGCTCTATGTCGAGACCGAGACCACGCGACCGCCGTCGAGTCGCATACGGCACGAATCGACAGACGTCGTCGGGGGACATACCCTGCAGTTATCCTCGCTGCACCAGGGATGAATTATGCGCATGAGTAATTATTTGACCATCGGCAGCGTAGAGACAACTGAGTATGGCAGCCAAGCAACCACGTCTCGGGCTCGCGCACCCGACCGTCGTTCCGACGAACTTCACTCCCCCCGCCGAGGCAACCACAGACGACGAAGCGGTCGCCGAAGAGACCGACGACGAGGCCTGATTTCGGATTCTCTGCCGACGTTCCCTCGGAGAGTGG
The genomic region above belongs to Haloferax marinisediminis and contains:
- a CDS encoding CPBP family glutamic-type intramembrane protease — protein: VLRRRLSRLPWLYRALLVGGVVGAAWSLWSLPAGDLTYRAVHDALLFILIPGALAVSHGRNLGWRVDRRALRNTVLLALFVLPFYLVGSSLPTIRTYYPMWHTSTALADFVPHAAQQLLVVIAAETYYRGLLCVGVREIGRKSALISPILYAFHHVGKPPIELLLSAPTDILFGLVDYESDSILPSIVAHGFGLILLDWLVLHPPLFPPEDVAAALQWLPIPL
- a CDS encoding serine hydrolase domain-containing protein, with the protein product MGRPLSRRRLLGTLVAIPVVLLSSFAALTAIAAIRYPREYVWRILAWRDSDVGDFLTHFPQRVLSASPSPYQFDVALDERRVAAAFETAFSVDDFEAFLAGTATQAFVVVQDDRIVYESYFNGWRRDSMLTSYSVAKSFASTLVGIAIQEGFIGGIDDPITQYLPELLDRDPAFANITIRHLLTMSSGLDYQEIRWGLYNSDDALTSYYPDQRHISLYNTHIVDPPGEYFLYNKYHPQLLGLILERTTGMSVTEWTQTRVWDPLGMEFDGAWCLDSTTSGFEKMEAGLNARAIDFAKFGRLFLHDGDWNGASIVHPDWVALATGRNPAGRAPAFSDDEYYAFMWWGFPRENEPPDFAAWGDRGQFVYVSPANRLIIVRNGGEYGIDPERWPEGFYRAVSEL
- a CDS encoding DUF302 domain-containing protein encodes the protein MALPIDPTAIKPEDIGEERVVLDMEHEEAIEHVREAFTDAGFGVATEFSPSEMLNEKVDAGRDPYYVLGACNPAMADRALTASDNQIGGLFPCNVVIWEEEPGKQVVYHLSIMRVARLIGIAPDNDEMADIIADTGELVEKALANLDAVDA
- the nreA gene encoding DNA repair protein NreA, whose protein sequence is MRLDEFMDIERDERAERRRLAEEKSYGILDHLETFQDRFEETVQGDSLYGGVSPSIFVGRSNYPRVSTGILSPVGHDEDADTFETSAAWYDEGVSISDVFQRRTSLLNSNRGTKVTNVADSWDGFLGTQREVAIADRPVTVEIGLDGKPELDLDAHSDDVATPVGPRARARSADLAENPHVPKAVKKTLEDDDWNAQGAMTYLYRRGFDVYDINTILSAGALGQTEQRRLVPTRWSITAVDDTLGQYLRGTVKHAPSIDNVEIYRNEFLGNAFWVILAPGRWEFELVEMKAPGSVWNPDPEAGMYLAADSEGYEGRTSYVNETAGAYHASRLGVLEHLHDRGRQAKALVLRHVSDDYWGPVGVWQIRESIRHAFEGEKAGAETFGGAVRDVTNYLPVSLGDLRRKSTMAAGLQTNIFDFS
- a CDS encoding transcription initiation factor IIB; this translates as MKRPTRQREREHDRPRWGAESESEDDEPTAEDEIDLDNLDPDEVIRTGDGELIHEETGIIIEEERIDPGPEWRAFNHSERQSKSRVGAPTTQTMHDKGLTTTIDWKDKDAYGRSLSSEKRSQMHRLRKWQERIRTKDAGERNLQFALSEIDRMASALGVPRAVREVASVIYRRALNEDLIRGRSIEGVATATLYAACRKEGIPRSLEEIAEVSRVERKEIGRTYRYISQELGLEMRPVDPKKYVPRFSSELDLSKEVQSKANEIIETTAEQGLLSGKSPTGFAAAAIYAASLLCNEKKTQREVADVAQVTEVTIRNRYQEQIEAMGIHA
- the rnhA gene encoding ribonuclease HI, which encodes MPTVECDPDDARRRLEEAGVAVQSGNTEYEHWRAERGDASAVAYDDKVVVQGANPADLLAILQSKGGRAHVYFDGASRGNPGPAAIGWAIVTSNGIVAEGSKRIGKTTNNRAEYEALIQALTVAKEYGYDEVDVRGDSQLIVKQVRGEWKTNDPGLRERRVKANELLTAFDRWTLEHVPREINDRADSLANEALDNA
- a CDS encoding DUF7108 family protein, yielding MPESELPDEVQEEAERLTRLARDAVDPDERAAYLSARDDLVEQYDFVARHREEDDVLVLHPAEWVDDGGTVRPAQIDDIDRGIERPLSGTGEDHEWSAVEEHNATVVETIADEHGDVHAANARAFADFLGNHYVRRIETAGTPEVREFVKEYYPRNAWPTAEQRSVLSESLELIFDAAGAELPEFK
- a CDS encoding PadR family transcriptional regulator, giving the protein MSEAQTIGNKSGAARDLTAFQQNILVILAEEPMYGLAIKRHLEEYYDTEVNHGRLYPNLDDLVEMGLVEKSELDKRTNQYELTDDGLKAVLDRFDWMLSKFVTDDERAEMVSELIEAKL
- a CDS encoding inorganic diphosphatase, translating into MANLWEDMETGPDAPDVIYAVVECLKGERNKYEYDKDIPGVVLDRVLHSNVHYPSDYGFMPQTYYDDEDPFDVLVLVEDQTFPGCVIEARPVALMKMDDDGEQDDKVIAVPTEDPRYDHIEDLEDIPQQLRAEIDEFFATYKNLEAGKEVETLGWEDKQAAKDAIEHAMDLYEENFA